A single window of Dermacentor albipictus isolate Rhodes 1998 colony chromosome 1, USDA_Dalb.pri_finalv2, whole genome shotgun sequence DNA harbors:
- the LOC135904809 gene encoding G-protein coupled receptor dmsr-1-like, with amino-acid sequence MAEVLNVSSMLQIADSLYLDEENLSLTETNLSGPFAGFDVFEEEELPYHGAELGRFHAWYTSHLHGYLSMTVCVFGILANVLNIIVLTQRNMVSPTNGILTGLAVADMLVIATYLPYTITTHVMPPARTQSFGTAVFILVHAHVSVVFHTVSTWLTVTLAVWRFLAVSFPASSKEWCSMQRARWAIVSVYVSCALCCLPVYLSFTVHQAGTPQEPSYKVDFSNITRANGAFLQNLNFWTYSVLMKLVPCVALTGLSLGLLRVLYEAKARKRRLRRGASGHSGHGGSSEEARDRTTRMLLAVLLLFLVTEFPSGIAALLSGILGDDFFLHVYMNFGEVMDILALVNSAVNFILYCSMSRQFRKAFAALFTPRIMAKWFPLTSEPPNSTYATTCV; translated from the coding sequence GGACAGCCTGTACCTGGACGAGGAGAACCTGTCCCTGACAGAGACTAACCTGAGTGGCCCCTTCGCTGGCTTCGACGTGTTCGAGGAGGAGGAGCTCCCTTACCACGGCGCCGAGCTTGGCCGCTTCCACGCGTGGTACACGAGCCATCTGCACGGCTACCTGAGCATGACTGTGTGCGTGTTCGGCATCCTCGCCAATGTACTTAACATCATCGTGCTCACGCAACGCAACATGGTATCGCCAACGAACGGCATCTTGACGGGGCTCGCCGTGGCCGACATGCTGGTGATCGCCACTTACTTGCCGTACACCATCACGACGCACGTGATGCCGCCTGCGCGCACGCAGAGCTTCGGCACGGCAGTCTTCATTCTTGTGCACGCACATGTGAGCGTCGTCTTCCACACAGTGTCTACGTGGTTGACCGTGACGTTGGCCGTGTGGCGTTTCCTGGCCGTCAGCTTCCCGGCCTCTAGCAAGGAGTGGTGCAGTATGCAGCGTGCCCGCTGGGCTATCGTCAGCGTGTACGTGTCGTGCGCGCTTTGCTGCTTGCCGGTGTACCTTTCATTCACGGTGCACCAGGCGGGCACGCCCCAGGAACCCTCGTACAAGGTCGACTTCAGCAACATCACACGCGCCAACGGCGCCTTTTTGCAAAATCTAAACTTCTGGACCTACTCGGTCCTGATGAAGCTTGTGCCGTGCGTGGCCCTAACAGGCCTCAGCCTCGGGCTGCTGCGCGTGCTGTACGAAGCCAAGGCGCGGAAGCGACGCCTGCGGCGAGGGGCCAGTGGACACAGCGGCCATGGAGGTAGCAGCGAAGAGGCCCGAGACCGCACCACACGCATGCTGCTCGCCGTCCTGCTGCTCTTCCTGGTCACCGAATTCCCGTCCGGCATAGCTGCCCTTCTGAGCGGCATCCTCGGCGACGACTTCTTCCTGCACGTCTACATGAACTTCGGCGAGGTTATGGATATCTTGGCGCTGGTAAACAGTGCCGTCAACTTCATTCTATACTGCTCCATGAGTAGGCAGTTCCGCAAGGCTTTCGCCGCTCTCTTCACGCCTCGCATCATGGCCAAGTGGTTCCCCCTGACGTCCGAACCACCGAACAGTACCTACGCCACCACTTGTGTCTAG